Sequence from the Rhodothermia bacterium genome:
CTCATCAATAAAGCCGTGCTGGGGCTTGGACTTGGGCCAGTTTTCGACATCTAATGCCATTTTATGCGCATTTCAAGCCTCCGTTCCTTATTTAAGGGGCGGAGGTTTTTCTATAGAGGAATGTTTTTTTATTTGGAAGTGTATTCAATTAAATGTATCTTGTTACTACAAGTAAATACATGACTTTATCTAATTTCTTGACAAAACACGATGGTACAACATTTCACAGGCGATCTTTTGGCGCTGCTCATTGGCCTTTCTTTAGGTCTTATTGGTGGTGGCGGGTCTATTCTAACCGTACCGGTTTTGGTTTATGTTATGGGTATAAACCCAGTTATTTCAACAGCTTATTCCCTTTTTATTGTAGGCAGTACTTCCTTGGTTGGTGCGGTGGACTATGCCAAAAAGAATTTAATTGACTTCAGAACAGCAGCCGTTTTCGCATTGCCATCTTTTCTGGCTGTTTTTTTGGTACGAAAGTACGTCGTACCTGCCATTCCAGACGTCTTGTTCAGCCTTGGTGGATTTACATTGACGCGGGAAATTGCTCTTATGGTCTTATTTGCGGTCATCATGCTTGGGGCTGCATTCTCCATGATTTTCAGTTCAACAGCAAAAGAAAGTACGGCCACAGGGTCGTTCAATTACCCGCTGATAATGTTTGAGGGCTTGGTGGTTGGGGCCGTAACGGGGTTGGTAGGTGCTGGCGGAGGCTTCCTGATTATTCCGGCATTGGTACTCTTGGCGAATCTGCCTATGAAAAAAGCCGTCGGAACCTCCCTTCTGATTATTGCCGTAAAATCTCTTTTTGGTTTTATGGGGGATGTGATGAACCTGCCCACCATAGATTGGCAACTATTGCTCACATTTACCCTATTTGCCTCCATTGGAATTTTCGCCGGAAGTTATTTATCCAAATACGTTGCTCCGGCCTCTCTTAAAAAAGGTTTTGGCTGGTTTATTGTGGTGATGGCGGTTTATATTCTGGTAAAGGAACTCTTGCTAAAATAGCGTATGTTCCTTTTTTTCCACATACTCGTGCTGCTGTGCGCTTAGGCGAAAAGATTATTGTTCAGGTGGTGGGAAGAGCTTGGCTTCGACTACGCCCAGCCAACTACCGGGCCTCTAAAATATGCAGGGGTTATATAAAAGCCGTTCTACAGAAAAATTAAGCGATAATACTTTTTACACAACCCCGACATAACAATTAAAATCCTTTTCCAACGCACGGCATACACGCTGGCATCGTTCAGGGCTAAAGCCCCTTTTGCTATAGGTTGTTCTCACCTCCGGCCTAAAGGACGAAGTTAATATTTTGCTTCACTTTTCATCTCTGGCAAGCTATTGCTTTTGGGTTGCGCTCACCCTCGCCCTAAAGGACGGAGATAATGTAGCATTTGGCTTTCTTTTTACTTGCTTTACGTCTCTATTCAGACGAACCGTGTTACCAGATGCTTTCTGGCATTATAGTAACCGTGGGGTTTCGTGCAATGGCTCCCACCTTCGGCTTTAGCCATGACGAATCACGCCCCAGCCTCGAAGGAGTGGCATCATAATAAAAACCCGTTCCCAACG
This genomic interval carries:
- a CDS encoding sulfite exporter TauE/SafE family protein, producing the protein MVQHFTGDLLALLIGLSLGLIGGGGSILTVPVLVYVMGINPVISTAYSLFIVGSTSLVGAVDYAKKNLIDFRTAAVFALPSFLAVFLVRKYVVPAIPDVLFSLGGFTLTREIALMVLFAVIMLGAAFSMIFSSTAKESTATGSFNYPLIMFEGLVVGAVTGLVGAGGGFLIIPALVLLANLPMKKAVGTSLLIIAVKSLFGFMGDVMNLPTIDWQLLLTFTLFASIGIFAGSYLSKYVAPASLKKGFGWFIVVMAVYILVKELLLK